In Providencia rettgeri, the following proteins share a genomic window:
- a CDS encoding MFS transporter: MTMNTPAASRWWRIMPIVFITYSLAYLDRANYSFAAAAGINADLGITKGMSSLLGSLFFLGYFFFQIPGAIYAEKRSVRKLIFACIFLWGLFASLTGMVSNIPMLVIIRFSLGVVEAAVMPAMLIYISNWFTQSERSRANTFLILGNPVTVLWMSVLSGYLIQAFGWREMFIIEGVPAILWAFFWWRTARDKPSQVNWLSQSEKETLDKILSDEQKNIKPVRNYREAFKSRNVILLCAQYFCWSIGVYGFVLWLPSIIRGASNLGMVETGWLSAVPYLAATLAMVLVSWASDRMHNRKLFVWPMLLLGAICFLGSYLLGSSNFWFSYTLLVIAGAAMYAPYGPFFAIIPEMLPKNVAGGAMALINSMGALGSFFGSWFVGYLNGATGSPSASYMFMGLALLASVFFTLIVKPNQEQKRDAIITEHA; encoded by the coding sequence ATGACAATGAATACTCCAGCAGCGTCACGTTGGTGGCGCATCATGCCAATCGTGTTTATCACCTATAGCCTTGCCTACTTAGACAGAGCAAACTACAGTTTTGCCGCGGCTGCAGGGATCAACGCTGACTTAGGCATTACCAAAGGGATGTCATCCCTGCTCGGCTCATTATTTTTCCTTGGTTATTTCTTTTTCCAAATACCGGGGGCTATTTATGCAGAGAAGCGCAGTGTCCGTAAACTCATTTTTGCTTGTATCTTCCTATGGGGCTTATTCGCTAGTTTAACTGGCATGGTGAGCAATATCCCTATGTTAGTGATTATTCGTTTTAGCCTAGGGGTCGTCGAAGCCGCGGTCATGCCTGCGATGCTTATCTATATCAGTAACTGGTTTACGCAATCAGAGCGCTCTCGCGCCAATACTTTTCTAATTCTAGGCAACCCCGTTACGGTACTGTGGATGTCCGTGCTATCCGGTTATCTCATTCAAGCCTTCGGGTGGCGTGAAATGTTTATCATTGAAGGGGTTCCTGCGATTTTATGGGCCTTTTTCTGGTGGCGAACAGCACGAGACAAGCCTAGCCAAGTCAATTGGTTAAGCCAATCAGAAAAAGAGACATTGGATAAGATCCTGAGTGACGAACAAAAAAATATCAAGCCCGTTCGTAATTACCGTGAAGCCTTTAAGTCTCGCAATGTGATTTTACTCTGCGCTCAATATTTCTGCTGGAGCATTGGGGTGTATGGCTTTGTGCTGTGGCTGCCATCTATTATTCGTGGTGCCTCCAACCTTGGGATGGTAGAAACAGGCTGGCTTTCCGCAGTCCCTTACCTTGCTGCGACTCTGGCCATGGTCTTAGTTTCATGGGCATCTGACCGAATGCATAACCGCAAATTATTTGTCTGGCCAATGCTTTTACTCGGCGCGATATGTTTCCTCGGTTCCTACTTACTCGGTAGCAGCAATTTTTGGTTCTCTTATACCTTATTAGTGATTGCGGGTGCAGCTATGTACGCCCCGTATGGGCCCTTCTTCGCTATTATTCCTGAAATGTTGCCAAAGAACGTTGCCGGTGGTGCAATGGCATTAATCAATAGTATGGGCGCATTAGGTTCATTCTTCGGTTCATGGTTTGTAGGGTATTTAAATGGAGCAACAGGTAGCCCAAGTGCCTCATATATGTTTATGGGACTCGCATTGTTAGCTTCGGTTTTCTTTACCCTGATTGTTAAACCAAACCAAGAGCAAAAACGTGATGCCATCATCACAGAACATGCTTAA
- a CDS encoding NAD(P)-dependent oxidoreductase — MKKNIILYKSIPADQLTRLQQHFNVTEFDSITPENLASFKQALTRADGIIGASYPITADDIANAPNLKVASTISVGVDQFDIDAMNARKIALMHTPNVLTETTADTIFTLVLCSARRIIEMAEMVKNGQWTQSIGENAYGSNVHGKTIGILGMGRIGYAVAKRAHLGFGMPILYYNNHTHPDAETQLSARRCDLDTLLTESDFVCVVLPLSASTEKLIGKNELEKMKPSAFLINGSRGRIIDEAALVDALENGTIRGAGLDVFEVEPLPSNSKLLTLPNVVALPHIGSATHETRYAMVECAVDNLIAALKGDLSQNCVNPEIAK, encoded by the coding sequence ATGAAAAAGAATATTATTTTATATAAATCCATTCCCGCGGATCAACTTACGCGGCTACAGCAACACTTTAATGTCACTGAATTTGATAGCATTACCCCTGAAAATCTCGCCAGCTTTAAACAAGCCTTGACGAGAGCTGATGGCATTATTGGGGCTAGTTACCCTATCACTGCAGATGACATTGCCAATGCACCAAATTTGAAAGTCGCGTCAACCATTTCGGTTGGTGTCGACCAATTTGATATTGACGCAATGAATGCCAGAAAGATTGCATTGATGCATACCCCCAATGTATTAACCGAAACCACCGCGGATACCATTTTTACATTAGTACTGTGCAGTGCACGCCGCATTATCGAAATGGCTGAAATGGTCAAAAATGGCCAGTGGACTCAAAGTATTGGTGAAAATGCATACGGCAGCAATGTGCACGGTAAAACGATTGGTATACTCGGAATGGGGCGTATTGGCTATGCTGTCGCTAAACGTGCACACTTAGGCTTCGGAATGCCAATTCTCTATTACAATAACCATACCCATCCCGATGCAGAAACCCAGCTTAGTGCACGTCGTTGTGACCTCGATACATTACTCACGGAATCGGATTTTGTCTGTGTCGTGCTGCCATTATCCGCTTCAACCGAAAAATTAATCGGTAAAAATGAGCTGGAAAAAATGAAACCCAGTGCGTTTTTGATCAACGGTTCAAGAGGTCGAATTATTGATGAGGCCGCGTTAGTCGACGCATTAGAAAATGGCACAATTCGCGGAGCGGGTTTAGATGTGTTTGAGGTGGAGCCGCTTCCAAGCAACTCTAAGCTACTCACGTTACCAAATGTGGTGGCCTTGCCTCATATTGGCTCAGCCACCCATGAAACCCGTTATGCTATGGTCGAATGCGCTGTCGATAACCTAATAGCAGCTTTAAAGGGTGACCTGAGCCAAAATTGTGTTAACCCTGAAATAGCCAAATAG